A part of Mustela erminea isolate mMusErm1 chromosome 9, mMusErm1.Pri, whole genome shotgun sequence genomic DNA contains:
- the LOC116599167 gene encoding calcitonin isoform X1, with translation MGFWKSSPFLAFSILVLCQAGSLQAAPFRSALESLPDPTALSEKEGRLLLAALVKAYVQRKANELEQEQEQEEMEGSSLDSFRAKRCSNLSTCVLGTYSKDLNNFHTFSGIGFGAETPGKRRDIASGLERGS, from the exons ATGGGCTTCTGGAAGTCCTCCCCCTTCTTGGCTTTCAGCATCTTGGTCCTGTGCCAGGCAGGCAGCCTCCAGGCGGCACCATTCAG gtctGCTTTGGAGAGCCTCCCAGACCCCACTGCGCTCAGTGAGAAGGAGGGCCGCCTCCTGCTGGCTGCCCTGGTGAAGGCCTACGTGCAGAGGAAGGCAAATGAgctggagcaggagcaggagcaggaggagatggAGGGCTCCAG CCTGGACAGCTTCCGAGCTAAGCGGTGCAGTAATCTGAGTACCTGTGTGCTGGGCACATACTCGAAGGACCTCAACAACTTTCATACATTCTCTGGCATCGGCTTCGGGGCTGAAACACCTGGGAAGAGAAGGGACATAGCCAGCGGCTTGGAGAGGGGCAGTTAA
- the LOC116599167 gene encoding calcitonin gene-related peptide 1 isoform X2, whose translation MGFWKSSPFLAFSILVLCQAGSLQAAPFRSALESLPDPTALSEKEGRLLLAALVKAYVQRKANELEQEQEQEEMEGSSITAQKRSCNTATCVTHRLAGLLSRSGAVVKNNFVPTDVGSEAFGRRRRDLHA comes from the exons ATGGGCTTCTGGAAGTCCTCCCCCTTCTTGGCTTTCAGCATCTTGGTCCTGTGCCAGGCAGGCAGCCTCCAGGCGGCACCATTCAG gtctGCTTTGGAGAGCCTCCCAGACCCCACTGCGCTCAGTGAGAAGGAGGGCCGCCTCCTGCTGGCTGCCCTGGTGAAGGCCTACGTGCAGAGGAAGGCAAATGAgctggagcaggagcaggagcaggaggagatggAGGGCTCCAG CATCACTGCCCAGAAGAGATCCTGCAACACTGCCACCTGCGTGACCCATCGGCTGGCAGGCTTGCTGAGCAGATCTGGAGCTGTGGTCAAGAACAACTTTGTGCCCACCGATGTGGGCTCTGAAGCCTTTGGCCGTCGCCGCAGGGACCTTCATGCCTGA